The following proteins come from a genomic window of Novosphingobium sp. P6W:
- a CDS encoding IS3 family transposase (programmed frameshift): MSKTTNKFAPEVRERAIRMVLDHEGDHPSRWAAVTSVAEKIGCSGHTLLEWVKKAEVDSGKRRGVPTETAEKLKALEREVRELRQANEILRKASAYFCPGGARPPVQTMIDFIDEHRDAYGVEPICRVLPIAPSTYHERVAQRRDPVRQTARVKRDKALKPEVLRVFAENFGVYGVRKVWRQMKREGFEVARCTVERLMRDLGLQGVIRGKPVRTTISDKAASCPLDQVNRQFHAPAPNMLWVSDFTYVATWAGFVYVAFVIDVYARYIVGWRVSRTAHASFVLDALEQAIHERRPVHRGGLIHHSDRGSQYVSIKYTERLAEAGIEPSVGSVGDSYDNALAETINGLYKAEVIHRRGPWRSFEAVEYATLEWVDWFNNRRLLEPIGNIPPVEAEQRYYDMLDDIPVAA, from the exons ATGAGCAAGACTACAAACAAGTTTGCGCCTGAGGTTCGTGAGCGAGCGATCCGGATGGTTTTGGATCACGAGGGTGATCATCCTTCCCGCTGGGCGGCAGTCACATCGGTGGCCGAGAAGATCGGCTGCTCCGGCCATACTTTGCTCGAATGGGTAAAGAAGGCCGAGGTGGACAGCGGTAAGCGACGCGGCGTGCCAACGGAAACTGCCGAGAAGCTAAAAGCTTTGGAGCGCGAGGTTCGCGAACTGCGGCAGGCGAATGAGATCCTTCGCAAGGCGTCGGCATATT TTTGCCCAGGCGGAGCTCGACCGCCCGTTCAAACGATGATCGATTTTATCGACGAACATCGGGATGCTTATGGGGTCGAGCCGATCTGCCGGGTCCTGCCGATCGCCCCATCAACCTATCATGAGCGTGTCGCCCAGCGCCGGGATCCGGTGCGGCAAACTGCCCGCGTCAAACGCGACAAAGCTCTCAAACCTGAAGTCCTGCGCGTCTTCGCCGAGAACTTCGGGGTGTATGGCGTACGCAAGGTTTGGCGGCAGATGAAGCGCGAAGGTTTCGAGGTGGCGCGCTGCACAGTGGAGCGGCTCATGCGCGATCTGGGCCTGCAAGGGGTGATCCGAGGCAAACCGGTGCGGACCACGATCAGCGACAAGGCGGCATCGTGCCCTCTCGACCAGGTCAATCGCCAGTTCCACGCCCCGGCGCCGAACATGCTCTGGGTTTCCGACTTTACTTATGTCGCAACTTGGGCGGGCTTCGTCTACGTCGCCTTCGTAATCGACGTCTACGCCCGCTACATCGTTGGATGGCGGGTCAGCCGGACCGCACATGCCAGCTTCGTTCTCGATGCGCTGGAGCAGGCTATCCATGAACGTCGCCCCGTTCACCGAGGCGGGCTCATTCACCATAGCGACCGCGGATCGCAATACGTATCTATTAAGTACACCGAGCGCCTCGCTGAAGCGGGCATCGAACCGTCGGTCGGCAGCGTCGGTGACAGCTACGACAACGCTTTAGCCGAGACAATCAACGGCCTCTACAAAGCTGAGGTAATCCACCGCAGAGGGCCTTGGCGGTCGTTCGAGGCCGTCGAATACGCCACGCTGGAATGGGTCGATTGGTTTAACAACCGGCGGCTCTTGGAGCCCATCGGGAACATCCCGCCGGTCGAAGCCGAGCAACGATATTACGATATGCTGGACGATATCCCAGTGGCAGCTTAA